The DNA window AGGCTTGTCATGCCCCAGACGCAGCTCGCTCATATCATAAAGCACGCGGCGCTGTACCGGCTTCAGGCCGTCCCTTGCATCCGGGATGGCCCTGGCCGTAATGACACTCATGGAGTAGTTCATATAACTGCGCTGCATCTCTTCCGAGTATTCCGTTGTGATTATCTTCTCAGCCATTCTCTATTCTATCTCCTGCAATTTTCTGTTATCTCCGGGTATTATCACGGCCGCGTCCAGCCTGATTCGCTGCACACCCGCCAAAGTCCCCCGTTTATGCGTCGATTTCCGCCTCATCGGCATGCTCATAGATAAACTGCCGCCTTGGAGGAACCTCGCTTCCCATCAGCATCTCCGTAATCTCGGACGCCATCCTGGCATCTTCTATCTCAACACGCTTTAAGATTCTGGTCTCCGGATTTAACGTCGTTTCCCAGAGCTGCTCCGCGTCCATCTCACCGAGACCTTTGTAACGCTGCAGGGTAAAATCGCCCCCGTGCTTCTTTCTGTAACGCTCCAGCGCCTTCTCGTCGTAGAGGTATTCCTCCTCCCCCTTCTTCGGGATCACTTTAAACAGAGGCGGCATGGCGATATAGACGTGGCCGTCGTTGATGAGATCCGGCATGAATCGGTAAAGGAAAGTAAGAAGCAGCGTGTCGATATGGCTGCCGTCCACATCGGCATCCGTCATCAGGATAATCTTGTTGTAACGGAGCTTGCTGATATCGAAATCATTACCATATCCTTCCGAAAATCCACAGCCAAAGGTGTTGATCATCGTCTTGATCTCGGCATTGGCCAGAACCTTGTCCATTGTGGCCTTCTCCACATTCAGGATCTTTCCGCGGATGGGAAGGATTGCCTGATACTGGCGGTTTCTGCCCATTTTGGCCGAGCCGCCGGCCGAATCTCCCTCGACAATGAAAATTTCACATTTCTCTGCATCGCGGCTCTCGCAGTTTGCCAGCTTACCGTTGCTGTCAAAGGAAAATTTGGACTTTGTCAGCATGTTGGTCTTGGCCTTTTCCTCCGCCTTCCTGATCCTGGCGGACTTCTCCGCACAGGCGATGATTGCCTTCAGCACCTCCAGATTGCGGTCGAAATATAACTGCAGCTCTTCCCCCGTCACATTGAATACGGCCTTCGTACAGTCGGCGCTGGCCAGCTTTGTCTTTGTCTGTCCCTCGAAAATCGGGTCCGGATGCTTGACTGCAATGACGGCCGTCATGCCGTTTCTCGTGTCTGCGCCTGTAAAATTGGAATCCTTATCCTTCAGAATCCCCAGTTCCCTGGCATAACTGTTGATCATCGTAGTAAAACGTGTTTTGAATCCCACCAGGTGGGTTCCGCCTTCCTGAGTGAAAATGTTGTTGCAGAATCCCAGCACATTTTCCTCAAATGTATCCACGAACTGGAATGCCACCTCCACCTCAATGTTCTCCGACATCCCTTTAAAATAGAAAGGTTCGTGGACCGGTGATTTCGTGCTGTTTAACTCTTTTACGTAAGCCAGGATGCCTTCCGGCTCGCTGTAAGTGATTTTCTCCGCTTCCCCTGCTCTTTTATTCTCATAGTGAATTGATAATTTGGGATTCAGATACGCGGTCTCGTGAAGACGGCTTTTCAGCCAGTCCGCTTTGAAACGCGTCTTTTCAAAGATTTCACCGTCAGGTTTAAAGTTAATCCTGGTTCCTGTCTCCCTTGTCTTTCCGATAACGGGAAGCAGGCCATTCTCCAGTTTTACAACAGGAATGCCCCGCTCATAAGCATCATGGTGAATGCATCCGTTCTTGTACACCTTTACATCCATATGCTCGGAAAGGGCGTTCACCACGGAAGAACCGACTCCGTGAAGACCGCCGCTTGTTTTATATGCATTATTATCGAATTTTCCGCCCGCATGGAGGGTGGAGAGTACGATTCTTTCCGCTGAAACTCCCTTTTTGTGCATCTCCACCGGGATTCCCCTGCCGTTGTCGCGCACGGTACAGGAGCCGTCCGCCTCCAGAGTGACCCAAATATCGTTACACTCCCCGGCCAGATGCTCATCCACCGAGTTGTCCACGATCTCGTATATTAAATGATTCAGGCCCTTTGTTCCGACACCTCCAATATACATACCGGGGCGTTTGCGGACCGCCTCCAGGCCTTCCAGGACGGTAATACTGTCCGCATCATACTGTGTTTTTGCCATGATATTCCTCCAGATCTGGTATTAATCTGTCTTATTATTACATAAAAAAATGGGTTTGGCAAGTTTCTTAGCTGAGAAATGAGGGGGCGGGCTACCATTCGTTTATCGCATACAGCATGGCCAGGCGGATGTTTTCCTTATTAAGGTATTTCCTAGGTTATACGGCGATTTACACACGCCCCGCCTTCACGCCGGTAAATCCCCGGACGATACCCGAAGTCGGGACGTGGTGTATGAAAAAATGATTCTTACTGTTTTCCGGCTGTTTTTCCCTCAAAGTATATTCTGTTCTGTTTCACTGCTTCCGAATCGGGTTTGTAGTAGGCGGCCAAATCGTTGTATCTTGCGGCTTCCACGTATTTACCCTGGCGGTCCAGGCAGACGGCCAGTTGGATGGCGGGCACAAACTCGCGGTACTCCGGTTCCACGAAGGCTCCCGGAAGGGGTTCATAGGATGTCTGCATGGCCTGACGGTACCAGTACTCCGACTGCTTGTAACGTCCTGCATCCAGGAAGTGTTTTCCGATGTCACAGCAAATCTGGGGCCTGGGGACATCGAGGGAAAAAGTATGGAAAAGTTTTTTAAGAGCTTCCTCCCCCCTTCCCAGGCCATAAAGGCACAGGGCGCAGAACCGGCAGGCGTCCACCAGATTTTCAAGCCAAGCCTCTCCTTCCCCGTTTTCCAGAAACTGCTCGAATACTCCGGCCGCGTCCTCATTTCTCCCATGGTAATACAGCTCCCGTCCATAGTAGAATTGGTGGCGCGGCTCCAGCTCCTCCCCTTCCTCTATCATTTTTTCGTAGATTTTCAGGTTTCTGTCACTATATTCTTTCTTTATAGAATGATGCTCTATCATTGCATCGGAGTAAATGACTTTTCCCCTGACCGTGATCGCCTCATGCACACGGCCGCTCCAAAGATATCCGTCCTCTCTCCTGAGAAGTCGTTCCCGGTCAAATAAAAACGCCGGTTTTCCCCTGTCGTCAAAAGCAGTTACATACTTCATCATGACAGCGGAATCTGCCGGCGTCAGTTGTTTCTTCAGTTCATTTATTTTCTTTTGTTCGCTCTCCTGAATCACATCATCCGCATCCAGCCACATGCAGTAATCCATGGATGCTTTTGAAAACGCAAAATTCCTTGCGGATGCGAAGTCGTCCTTCCATTCGTAATCATAAATCTGATCGGTGTATTTTGATGCTATCTCCTTTGTACTGTCGCTTGATCCCGTATCTACGATGATAATCTCGTCTGCTATCTCCTTTGCACAGTCGAGGCAGCGTCCCAGCACCTTCTCCTCATTCTTTACTATCATACAGAGACTGACTGTTGCCATGACAGTCCTCCGGTTCTTTCTTTACTCTACTTTATGATGCAGGAACGGATCTGATGTTACCGTTCATACAGGATGTGTTTCCCTGCGTGATTTCACCTTTTTTTGCGGAAATCCCGGGGCATGTTTTATCCCAGCGCCACGTCCAGAATCATCATAATCACAAAACCGGCCGCGAATCCGATGGTTCCCATGTTGGAATGTTCCCCCTCGGCCGATTCCGGTATCAGTTCCTCCACCACAACGTAAATCATGGCTCCTGCTGCAAACGCCAGCAGATAAGGAAGCACCGGCACAATGAAACGGTACATAGCGATGGTCAGGACCGCTCCCACCGGTTCTACAATCCCCGACAGCATTCCAAGGAAAAATGCCTTTCCACGGCTGCTGCCACCCTCGGATTTGAGGGGCAGCGAAATGATCGCCCCCTCCGGGAAGTTCTGTATCGCAATACCGATGGACAGAGCCATGGCGCCCGCCATCGTGATGCCGCTGTTCTCGGCCAGCAGTCCGGCAAATACCACGCCGACCGCCATTCCCTCCGGTATATTGTGAAGCGTCACCGCGAGCACCAGCATCGTCGTCTTTTTCAGACTGCTCTTTGTGCCCTCCGGTTCATCGCTGTTCAAATGCAGATGGGGAATCAGTTTATCCATCAGAAGCAGAAATACGATTCCGAACAGGAAACCGACCGCCGACGGAATAAATGCCAGTTTTCCCATCCCTTCCGACAGATCCATGGCCGGTATTAAAAGCGACCACACCGAGGCGGCAACCATAACGCCGGAGGCAAATCCCAGCAGTGTTTTCTGTATAACGGGTTTTATCTGATCTTTTAAAAAGAACACGCAGGCCGCCCCCGCCGTAGTGCCGATAAAAGGGATCAGTATTCCAGTAAGTATATTCAT is part of the [Clostridium] symbiosum genome and encodes:
- a CDS encoding glycosyltransferase family 2 protein, with the translated sequence MATVSLCMIVKNEEKVLGRCLDCAKEIADEIIIVDTGSSDSTKEIASKYTDQIYDYEWKDDFASARNFAFSKASMDYCMWLDADDVIQESEQKKINELKKQLTPADSAVMMKYVTAFDDRGKPAFLFDRERLLRREDGYLWSGRVHEAITVRGKVIYSDAMIEHHSIKKEYSDRNLKIYEKMIEEGEELEPRHQFYYGRELYYHGRNEDAAGVFEQFLENGEGEAWLENLVDACRFCALCLYGLGRGEEALKKLFHTFSLDVPRPQICCDIGKHFLDAGRYKQSEYWYRQAMQTSYEPLPGAFVEPEYREFVPAIQLAVCLDRQGKYVEAARYNDLAAYYKPDSEAVKQNRIYFEGKTAGKQ
- a CDS encoding DNA gyrase subunit B gives rise to the protein MAKTQYDADSITVLEGLEAVRKRPGMYIGGVGTKGLNHLIYEIVDNSVDEHLAGECNDIWVTLEADGSCTVRDNGRGIPVEMHKKGVSAERIVLSTLHAGGKFDNNAYKTSGGLHGVGSSVVNALSEHMDVKVYKNGCIHHDAYERGIPVVKLENGLLPVIGKTRETGTRINFKPDGEIFEKTRFKADWLKSRLHETAYLNPKLSIHYENKRAGEAEKITYSEPEGILAYVKELNSTKSPVHEPFYFKGMSENIEVEVAFQFVDTFEENVLGFCNNIFTQEGGTHLVGFKTRFTTMINSYARELGILKDKDSNFTGADTRNGMTAVIAVKHPDPIFEGQTKTKLASADCTKAVFNVTGEELQLYFDRNLEVLKAIIACAEKSARIRKAEEKAKTNMLTKSKFSFDSNGKLANCESRDAEKCEIFIVEGDSAGGSAKMGRNRQYQAILPIRGKILNVEKATMDKVLANAEIKTMINTFGCGFSEGYGNDFDISKLRYNKIILMTDADVDGSHIDTLLLTFLYRFMPDLINDGHVYIAMPPLFKVIPKKGEEEYLYDEKALERYRKKHGGDFTLQRYKGLGEMDAEQLWETTLNPETRILKRVEIEDARMASEITEMLMGSEVPPRRQFIYEHADEAEIDA
- a CDS encoding ZIP family metal transporter, with amino-acid sequence MNILTGILIPFIGTTAGAACVFFLKDQIKPVIQKTLLGFASGVMVAASVWSLLIPAMDLSEGMGKLAFIPSAVGFLFGIVFLLLMDKLIPHLHLNSDEPEGTKSSLKKTTMLVLAVTLHNIPEGMAVGVVFAGLLAENSGITMAGAMALSIGIAIQNFPEGAIISLPLKSEGGSSRGKAFFLGMLSGIVEPVGAVLTIAMYRFIVPVLPYLLAFAAGAMIYVVVEELIPESAEGEHSNMGTIGFAAGFVIMMILDVALG